From Zerene cesonia ecotype Mississippi chromosome 13, Zerene_cesonia_1.1, whole genome shotgun sequence, the proteins below share one genomic window:
- the LOC119831508 gene encoding cytochrome P450 6k1-like translates to MIAFLLVFSALLVCLVYLNGKYNEFYWQRRKVAFYKKNKVTGVFWEFLFQNKAVFQNLCEVYKEYRNEPAVGIGTFVTPTLYVIDPTNVQHVLAADFNSFNHRGVDINEDDLLADNILFMNGNRWKLMRQCMTPLFTSAKLKSMYYIIDKSALDFVQHLNENKQLLKGDAFSTLTSFCSAAIGGAVFGVSTGSIFDSPFLNMARDAFKATFRFNIRFAIGSLSSGLSTFLRLKLFKEHEAFFIGAIKQILRAREQENIKRHDFADLCVSLQSIGKLVDKETGLEMIPTDELLAAQAFFYFVAGVEPTATALFGTLYELGKHPEHLEKVHNEIDEAFKKNDNKMSYDTIMDMKHVDMVMSEAMRLHPPIGFLTRRCVKDSVLPVGNIKVDKGTKILTPIYEIHHDPRYYPEPEKFLPERFSPENKHKIADITYMPFGKGNRICVGLRYASLQVKAGLVHLLRNFTVRSIINDGGQKYSRHPVQVRLDNVDVEFIPRNIAK, encoded by the coding sequence ATGATAGCATTCTTGCTTGTATTTAGCGCGCTTTTGGTATGTCTCGTTTATTTAAACGGAAAATACAATGAATTCTATTGGCAGAGAAGAAAAGTAGCGTTCTATAAGAAGAACAAAGTGACTGGTGTGTTCTGGgagtttttgtttcaaaacaaAGCAGTATTTCAGAATTTATGTGAAGTGTACAAGGAATATCGCAATGAACCAGCTGTTGGCATTGGGACGTTTGTCACCCCAACCTTGTATGTGATAGACCCCACTAACGTGCAACATGTGCTGGCGGCCGATTTCAATTCTTTCAACCACAGAGGAGTGGATATTAACGAAGATGATCTACTCGCTGATAATATTCTTTTCATGAACGGTAATCGATGGAAGCTGATGCGGCAATGTATGACACCGCTGTTCACGTCTGCAAAACTTAAATCTATGTATTATATCATCGATAAAAGTGCTTTAGACTTCGTTCaacatttgaatgaaaataaacaactgtTGAAAGGTGACGCTTTCAGTACATTAACGTCATTTTGCTCTGCGGCTATCGGGGGAGCCGTGTTTGGAGTAAGCACAGGATCCATTTTCGATTCACCATTCCTTAATATGGCGCGAGATGCGTTTAAGGCAACTTTCAGATTTAACATAAGGTTTGCAATAGGAAGTTTGAGCAGTGGTCTGTCTACTTTTCTAAgattaaaattgttcaaagAGCATGAGGCTTTCTTTATCGGtgcaattaaacaaattttgcgTGCACGTGAACaggaaaatataaagagaCACGACTTCGCCGATTTATGTGTATCATTGCAAAGTATAGGGAAATTGGTGGACAAGGAGACTGGCTTAGAAATGATACCAACTGATGAGCTTTTAGCGGCGCAAGCTTTCTTTTACTTCGTCGCCGGCGTGGAACCGACCGCTACCGCTTTATTTGGTACGTTATACGAATTAGGGAAACATCCGGAACATCTGGAAAAGGTGCATAATGAAATCGACGAAGCATTCaagaaaaatgataataaaatgagcTATGACACTATTATGGATATGAAACACGTTGATATGGTAATGAGTGAAGCTATGCGATTACATCCACCCATCGGCTTTTTGACTAGAAGGTGTGTAAAGGACAGTGTTCTTCCTGTAGGCAATATTAAAGTTGACAAAGGTACAAAGATACTTACACCAATATATGAAATACACCACGACCCAAGATATTACCCAGAACCAGAAAAATTTTTACCGGAGAGGTTTTCTcctgaaaataaacataaaatcgcTGATATCACTTACATGCCTTTCGGAAAAGGCAATAGAATTTGTGTGGGTCTCAGGTACGCCTCACTTCAAGTGAAGGCTGGATTGGTGCATTTATTGCGCAACTTTACCGTAAGAAGTATCATCAATGATGGTGGACAGAAGTACAGTCGTCATCCAGTGCAAGTGAGACTTGATAATGTTGATGTTGAATTTATACCGAGAAATATTGCGAAATAa
- the LOC119831202 gene encoding cytochrome P450 9e2-like yields the protein MFLFILLFFAAATLCFAYISGRYNENYWKKRNVAFASKHKVLGVFYDFAFNKKPVFENIYEIYKEHRNEPVVGIGALLTPSLCLIDPTNMQYVLATDFSSFNHRGLDTNESDLLADNILFMTGNRWKLMRQSMSPLFTSSKLKSMYYIVDKSATDFVEHLKTNRELLKGDGFNTLSSFCSAAIGAAVFGVSTGSIFESPFLEMARKATKATVPNSFKIAIGNLSNRLFNLLDLKLFSKYEPFFIAAIKNIIRKREQEKTKRHDFADICVALQSAGNIVDKETGLELKPSDEILSAQAFFFFIAGVEPTAQALFATLVELGRHPEYLEKVQNEIDEAFKMHDNKMDYDIVMNMKYIDMVISEALRMHPPVGFITRRCIKDTILPVGNVKVEKGTRIMTPIFAVHHDEKFYPEPEKFIPERFAPENKHKIMDIAYMPFGKGNRICIGNRYALVQAKAGLVHLLRNFNVRTIITNNGPNYIAHPAQVRFCDVDIEFIPRSIPN from the coding sequence ATGTtcttgttcattttattatttttcgctGCGGCAACATTATGTTTTGCTTATATAAGCGGAAGATACAACGAAAACTATTGGAAGAAAAGAAATGTTGCGTTTGCATCGAAGCACAAAGTGTTGGGAGTATTTTATGACTTTGCATTTAATAAGAAACCAGTTTTTGAAaacatatatgaaatttacaaaGAGCATCGAAATGAACCGGTTGTTGGTATCGGTGCATTATTAACACCGTCATTATGCTTAATAGATCCCACTAATATGCAATATGTATTAGCCACGGACTTCTCTTCCTTCAATCACAGAGGACTGGATACAAACGAAAGTGACCTACTCGCTGACAACATTCTGTTTATGACCGGAAATCGCTGGAAACTGATGCGTCAAAGCATGTCACCGCTGTTCACATCTTCTAAATTGAAATCCATGTACTACATCGTAGACAAAAGTGCAACAGACTTCGTGGAACACTTGAAGACTAACAGAGAACTATTGAAAGGTGATGGATTTAACACTTTATCTTCATTTTGCAGTGCAGCTATAGGAGCTGCTGTGTTTGGAGTGAGCACAGGATCCATTTTCGAGTCGCCCTTCCTTGAAATGGCACGTAAAGCAACAAAAGCAACTGTACCAAATAGCTTTAAGATTGCTATTGGTAACTTGAGTaacagattatttaatttattagatttaaaattatttagtaagtACGAACCTTTCTTCATTGCTGCAATTAAGAATATCATACGCAAACGAGAACAAGAAAAAACCAAACGGCATGACTTCGCTGATATATGCGTAGCCTTACAGAGTGCTGGTAATATTGTAGATAAAGAAACTGGCTTAGAATTAAAACCATCAGATGAAATATTGTCCGCACAAGCCTTCTTCTTCTTTATCGCAGGCGTGGAACCTACAGCTCAAGCGCTATTTGCAACATTAGTAGAACTGGGCAGACATCcagaatatttagaaaaagttCAGAATGAAATCGACGAAGCCTTTAAGATGcatgataataaaatggatTACGACATTGTAATGAATATGAAGTACATTGATATGGTTATTAGTGAAGCTTTGCGAATGCATCCACCTGTCGGCTTTATAACAAGAAGATGCATAAAAGACACCATCCTACCAGTAGGTAATGTCAAAGTTGAAAAAGGTACGAGAATAATGACCCCCATATTTGCAGTACATCATGACGAAAAATTTTATCCAGAGCCCGAGAAATTTATACCAGAACGATTCGCTCCAGAGAATAAGCACAAAATAATGGATATCGCTTATATGCCATTTGGTAAAGGAAATAGAATATGTATAGGTAATAGATACGCTTTGGTACAAGCTAAAGCCGGTTTGGTACATTTACTTAGAAATTTCAATGTAAGGACCATTATTACGAATAATGGACCCAATTACATAGCTCACCCAGCGCAAGTGAGATTTTGCGATGTAGATATTGAATTCATACCGAGGTCTAttcctaattaa